From Saccharibacillus brassicae:
ACATGAACCGAACCTGCCCAAGAAAAAAGGAATCGCAATCGTTCTGCTCGCGTACATGGGGCCGTATGCCTATTTGATGATGCTGCAAGATTATCAAGATCCGTCCCGGTTCGGCTGGATGTGTCTGATGGTCGGATGCGTGACGGTGCTGCTCGCCCTGATGGCGCGTGCATTCGATGTATCTGGTCGGCGTCGGCAATGTGTTATCGACCACGTTCTCTTATCGGTTGGTGCAAAGCATTCCCGGTTCGCGCTGGGAGAGATTCTTCGAGCCGTTTCAGCCGAACCAGGCGCTGTGGATCTATGCCGGTGGGCTTCTGGCTGTGCAGATCGCCGCCCTGCTCGCCGCCCATCTGTTGGCCCGGCGCGGGAACGGCAGGAAGAGCACGAGTGAGTGAGTGAATGAGTGAGTGAAGCGGAAAGCGGAAGTTGCGGGTGAGACGAGGCGGGGGACATAAGCGGCGGGTACATAAGTGACGAGGAATACGGGTGTGAAAAGAGAGCCTTTGTCCGGATGGAATTCGGGTGAAGGTTTTTTGCGTTGGAATCGGATAGGGATAGGGATAGGGATAGGGATGCGGGAAAAGGGGGAGTTTTGCGGGAAAAATGTGAGACTTGTGGAGATAAGACGAGACTTGTGGAGATAAAGGCGAGACTTGCAGAAATAGGGGCGAGACTTGTGGAAGTCATACGAGACGTGTGGAAATAGATGCGAGAAAGCAGTTAATTCGGGTGAAAAGGCTCGTTTTTCGGGAATAGATGCAGGAATACATTTAATTCGTGGGAAAGGGGATTGATTTGCTGTTTTCGGGCGAAATAGGTGCATTTGGGCAGTTAATTGGGATGGGCGCGGGGGAGGCGGGCGAATAGATGGGTTTTGGCAGTTAATTGGGGGGCGGGAGAGGGAGATAGGTATAAAGAGATAAAGATAAAGAGATAAAGAGATTAAAATCTTAAAAAATAAAAGATGAAGGGTCGCTAGGCGCGGGGCGTTGGGGGCACGGGCGGAGCCGTGTTTTTGAACGGTTTGGGGCCATGGAGTGTGAGAGATTCAAGATCGCGGTGCATTTGAGAGATCTAGGGCCGCGGATGAAGTCGCGAATTGAATAAATAAAAGATTCGCTTGGCGCGGCCGCCACTTTTTATCCGCACAGCTGTGATGCACCAAAAAGTGGGGGCTTGTTCAGAAAATGTTCAGAATCGGTTGGTATAGTGGGCAGCGTGGTTCAAAGTCAGCTAGCAATGAAGGATTTCACAAACAGAGGGGAAGAATGTGAATCATGAGAAAACGTTTGAAATCTTCGCAGCCGGGGCGCTTTAACGCGGCGGGCCTGTTGAAAAAAACGGCACTCGGTACGTTGATCGGGGCTACGGTGTTGGGGACACTGCCCGCGACGATCGGAATTTCCCAAGCCGCACCCGAAAAAGTAACCGCACCGCTTGTTACGCAGGGCGGATGGCAGCCGGGTTTGAAAAAAATCGAGATTGCGATTCGCGATGCCAACGGAAATTATACGAATTCCGATAGAACGCGCGGGCTGATCGCTCAGACGGCTCCGGTCGGACCGTCAGGCGAAACGGCGAACGTTTTTGTTTTCAGCGATACAGATAAAAATCAGGTCGTGCTGGGAGCCGTTCAGAGCAATATGAGCCAGATGTTCAACTCTCTTCCTTCCCTGACGACGGATCAGCATCCGGTAACGGTGAAGGACCTGTCCATGGGATCGTTCAAGTCGCCGGAATCGCTTCCCAACCTGTACGGCACGGGGCGAGACAACGTATCGGGCACGTCGAACGTTTACGATCTCAAAATGGAGAAAAGCGAGGTGACCGCTTCGCCTCTGCTCGGACCTGAAGTGCTGGCCGATCCGAAAGGGATCGACCAGGAGCCGGGCAGCGAAACGTTGTACGTGGCCGGCGGCAAAGACGGCAAAGTGTGGAAGCTGACTCCGAATCCGGCCTATGTCGTCGACACGACGGACCACATCGAAGGCGGCCTCAGTGGCGGCAATCCTGTAGAGACCGTCGACAACGATGGCGATCCTGTAGAAACGGTTGACAACGACGGCGAACAAACGGTTCCCGGGATTGCTCCCAACGAAGGGAACGAAGTCAAAGAAGTCAACCCAACCGAAGGAACGACAGAAATCGAAGGCACCGAATCCGGTTCCCGCACCTTCGCTCCGTTGAGCGCTCCGAATTCGGACGTAACGACGCAGGGCGCACTGGCTACGCCTTACATGGCGACGGTCGTGGCGGATTTCGATGATGTCCATTCGAACCTGACCGACGTCGCTTACGACAACGGCGACCTGTACGTATCGGATGCCGGGTTGAACCAAATCGTCAGAATCGACCTCGATCAGGCGGGCAAGACGACAGTCGTCGACGCCGGCCTCAACGAGCCGCAGTCGATCGCGCTCGACAACGAGCATAACCTGTACATTGCGGACACCGAAAACCATCAGGTCAAAAAGCTGAATACCGCAACCAACCAAGTCGAAGTGGTAGCGGGTACCGGCGAAGCTTCCCAAAGTTACGAAGGCGTTCCGGCTGTTCAGTCGTCTCTGACCGAACCGACGAGCGTAGCGGTGGACAAAACGACCGGAGCGCTGTATATCGCGGATCTCGGACGTATCCAGAAGCTTGAGAACCAATTTTTCTACAAACAGGTTCAAGAAGAAGGAAGAGTATGGAACCTGATCGAAAACGTCGCCGGACTGGATCATGTTCGCGATGATATGGAACGTATACAAAACAGAAAAAATTATCGGTTGGCGACCGACATCTCCAAATCGCAGCTCGAAGAATATTACGCGTCCCAGGATAGACCGAACACCTGGGTGCCGATCGGCGGCGGGGAAATCGGGTTCAGCGGTACGTTTGACGGAGCCGGCCACGTGATCGACGGCCTGGAAGTCAAAAATTTGGACGACGAAAACAGATACGGAGGTCTCTTCGGGGCCACTTACAAAGCGACCATCCAAAATCTGCGCCTTACGAACGTCAAAATGAACGCGTACAGACAAAGCGGCGGCCTGACCGCCCTCGACTACAGCTCGAACATCAGAAAAGTCGCGGTTGAAGGTACCGTATCCGGTAACCGCTACGTCGGCGGTCTGATCGGGGAATCGAGAGGAACGACGATCGACCAGGCTTACTTTGACGGCAAAGTAAGCGGTACGGGATCGATCGGCGGATTGCTCGGCTACGCTTCGATGGACGGCTACAACATCGTCTCCAACAGCTATGCGTGGGCACAGATGATGCTTACGCCAGAGTATCTGCAGCGCAATCTGGATACGGGCGCGGCCGGCGGATTCGTGGGCACCGTTTCCTATGAAGCGTCGCCGGAAGAAGGAACGGGAGCTTTCCGGCACAACTACAGTTCCGCTTCCATTATGTCCGCGATCATCGAAGACAGAAGCCTTCAAGCGAACGAGACGGTTGTTGAAAGTAAAATCGGACCGTT
This genomic window contains:
- a CDS encoding S-layer homology domain-containing protein, whose translation is MRKRLKSSQPGRFNAAGLLKKTALGTLIGATVLGTLPATIGISQAAPEKVTAPLVTQGGWQPGLKKIEIAIRDANGNYTNSDRTRGLIAQTAPVGPSGETANVFVFSDTDKNQVVLGAVQSNMSQMFNSLPSLTTDQHPVTVKDLSMGSFKSPESLPNLYGTGRDNVSGTSNVYDLKMEKSEVTASPLLGPEVLADPKGIDQEPGSETLYVAGGKDGKVWKLTPNPAYVVDTTDHIEGGLSGGNPVETVDNDGDPVETVDNDGEQTVPGIAPNEGNEVKEVNPTEGTTEIEGTESGSRTFAPLSAPNSDVTTQGALATPYMATVVADFDDVHSNLTDVAYDNGDLYVSDAGLNQIVRIDLDQAGKTTVVDAGLNEPQSIALDNEHNLYIADTENHQVKKLNTATNQVEVVAGTGEASQSYEGVPAVQSSLTEPTSVAVDKTTGALYIADLGRIQKLENQFFYKQVQEEGRVWNLIENVAGLDHVRDDMERIQNRKNYRLATDISKSQLEEYYASQDRPNTWVPIGGGEIGFSGTFDGAGHVIDGLEVKNLDDENRYGGLFGATYKATIQNLRLTNVKMNAYRQSGGLTALDYSSNIRKVAVEGTVSGNRYVGGLIGESRGTTIDQAYFDGKVSGTGSIGGLLGYASMDGYNIVSNSYAWAQMMLTPEYLQRNLDTGAAGGFVGTVSYEASPEEGTGAFRHNYSSASIMSAIIEDRSLQANETVVESKIGPFEGWVFSEIEVPHASNYWDSGAYGATGTSKLASAFTAEEMKVQANFAEWDFANVWSMDPSRQHYPILKVFLKETTTPPVTEPTPPVTEPTVPTIPSTPSFEPSTPIVTAPTPTPSNTTTINVNVQNDKTTNGSVVSTLAITRTKGTDGTTKDALQLTPAKAGEIINLLKTSGSKTAAIVLPDTNDEVSQWDLTVPNAASKVLTAEGVELVILNPNVRITVPASSLTNLTDDLYFRLIPVKSTSTSAEIQARALATPEIVATANGGNITVLGRPMTIETNLQSRPVTLTLPLPAGSTFTAAQQRKLGVYIEHSDGTKQLVPGKVVTGEDGKPGLELTVNHFSTFTIVNVSSWGGTLNAAPYILGYQDGSFKPEQDITRAELAAIVGRITGVTTGTAAFSDVKNGSWASTVAGPAAASGIMTGYSDGTFKPNASITRAELAAALAKLLPQSGLNTSAAAAGFRDLAAGHWATEAAAQLQAAGVITGYADGSFKPEQAITRAEAVTMINRLIGLDASTTQPGAGEWTDVASAHWAHDAILAASMKR